The window TCCAAATCGGCCTGTTTGACCTGGGTCAGGGTCGTGTAATTCCCGTACAAGAACGAAAGACGGTAATCTTCGTCCTTAAAATAAAGGGATTTACGCAGCCCCTTTGGGTTCTGATCCGTAAAGCAAAACACACAATGGTTCCCGCACGCCTTGAATTTCAGATCGGCAAATTCCAGTCCAAGGGATTCGTAGGGGTCTTTTTCGATCTCAAGGGTGAAGGCAGACCCATTTCGCTGTACCCGTAGTTCCAGGATGTCATCACTTCCATAAAATCGATAATCGATCACATCCCGTAAAGGATGACCATTCAGTTCAAGGAGATTGTCCCCCGGGCGAAGGTCGATTTTTTCGGCAATACTGTTTGGAGCAACGGCTTTTATTTTCATAAGACGAGATTTTGCAAATTCTTTAAGTCCCTGTGAAATAGTGAAATAAAATATAACCATTTTTTCGGGTGATTACAAATATTTTTGGAATTCGACAGGAGAACATTTGCATTAGCCAGATAACAGAAACGATAATTTTAATAAATCAAAAAAAAGCCTTGCATTCCCAGCGACTATTTATTATCTTTGATTCAATTTTTAGCCAACCAATAGAGGCGCCTGTTGCATCAGTAGTCGTTTTTTTCAGAATGCGGACTGAAATAAAAAACGGTGAAAGGGTAACAGGCCGAAACAGTTTGCTCCCGCATGGCAAATTGTTGGGTCAGTGTGTGAAGAACCACTGGACTGTCACGGAGAAGATTTTCCGTGGAGCGCTATTTGGACGGCCTGCTTCAAAATTCGATAGCACTCGATAATAAAAAGTAGGTTGATTAAATCAGAGCTCTCCGGTTTAATCAGCCTTTTTTTATTTTAGGCCTGATTTTCAAGCATTGCTCCATCCTATCTTTCCGTTACAGATTCAAACCCGCTTACATTTTGGCTGAATGGGTTGGTACAATCGATTCTCACTCGCGCATTCGCGTCGACGAAACAGGATCACTAAGGAAAGGAGCATCACAATGAACATCGCACTCTTGGGCTACGGAAAGATGGGACAAGCGGTTGAACATCTGGCCCGACAAGACGGCCACACGATTTCCGCCATCTTCGATCTCCGGAATCCACTGACACCCCATTCGGATTTACAAAACACAGATGTGCTGATTGATTTTTCCGCGGCGGATGCCGTATTGGCTCACCTGAAATTAGCGGCGGATTTTAACATTCCCATCGTAGAAGGCACCACGGGCTGGTATTCAGAGCTCGGAAACATTCACGAAATTAAAGGATTGACCCTTCTCTATAGTCCCAATTTTTCACTGGGGGTTTTTGCCTTTTCAAAAATCGCCGAATTGGCCGCACAGCTTTTCAACAAAATTGGCGGCTACGACGCCTACATCCACGAGTGGCATCACTCCGGGAAAGCCGACAGCCCCAGCGGAACCGCCAAAAAACTGGCCGAGGGTCTTCTTGCTCATCTGGATACCAAAACACAGATTCAAACCGAAACCAGTCACGGAAAAATTGAGCCCGATGCTTTGCATGTGACCTCCACACGGGCAGGAGCCATCGCCGGAACACACGAGATCGGGTTTAGCTCCCCCTACGATTGGATCACCCTGCGGCATCAGGCAGTTAGCCGAGAGGGATTTGCCGGCGGAGCACTTCGGGCAGCCCGGTGGCTGGTAAACCGAACGGGCATTTTCACAATGGATGATTTAATGAACGATCTTTTTCAGAACTAAACCAACAACCAAACAAAAGGAGTCAACAATGAACGCCACACAATTTCGAGGAACAACTGTCGCACTGGTTACACCCTTCAGGGAAAACGGAGAAATCGATGAGGAAAGGCTGCGCCAACTCGTGGACTGGCACATCGAGCAGGGCACGGATGTTATTCTGGCGTGCGGAACCACTGGTGAAAGCGCCACCCTTTCGCATGAAGAGCACCACCGCGTGATGGAAATCATCATTCGGCAGGTAAACGGCCGGGTTCCGGTTCTGGCCGGTGCCGGAAGCAATTCCACCTCCGAGGCCGTTTCATTGACGCAATTTGCCGAAGAAATCGGTGCCGACGGGATCCTTTCCGTCGGGCCGTACTACAACAAGCCCACCCAGGAAGGATTTTACCGGCATTTCAAAACCATTGCCGAAGCCACCCGCCTGCCGGTCATTCTTTACAACGTACCCGGACGAACCGGCACCAACATTTCCGCCGAAACCACGCTCCGGCTGGCGGAAATCCCAAATGTTGCGGGAATTAAAGAAGCCAGCGGAAAATTTTCCCAGATCATGGAAATCCTCCGGCGCCGTCCGGAAGGTTTTCTGGTGCTTTCCGGCGACGATTCGATTACCCTGCCCCTGATTTCAATGGGAGGCGACGGCGCTATTTCCGTCGTGGCCAACGAAGCGCCTGCCCTGTTTCACGAGATGGTTCATCTGGCTTTTCGCAACCAGTGGGAAGAAGCCCGCACGCTTCATTTTCGGCTGCTCCCGTTAATGGAAATGAACTTCGTTGAAACCAACCCCATCCCCGTGAAAACAGCCCTTGCGCTGATGGGAAAAATAGAGGACAATTTCCGGCTGCCGCTGGTTAAAATGACCGATTCCAACCGGGCAGCATTGGCCGACCTGCTGCGAAATTTGGGTTTGGTCAATTGAGACATTATCCCAGATTTGGAAAACTGATTAAAATCGAATGTCATTGCGAAATACGCCTACTGGCGCGCAATTCCATTTAAATCATTATCAGATTGCTTCGTCCGCCGCGGTTCCCGAGCCTGTCGAGGGACGGCGGACTCGCGATGACAATTCTTACTTAAAGTTTTTCTCCATATTTGCACTGTTTACGGAAAAGTGCAGATAAAATTTTCTTCAGAAGGAGTGATTCAATGGATAATTTGCCCCAGAAAATTGAGGCTTTGTACAAGCAGGAGGAACGGATTCCACCCGATCGTTTCGAACCGATTTTTCAGGAATTTGTTGACGGATTAAATCGGGGAGATTATCGTGCGGCTGAACCCGAAAACGACCGATGGAAAGTGAATTCCTGGGTCAAGCAGGGCATTTTGCTGGGATTCCGTTACGGGAAAATCCGAAAAATTGAGCAGAATTCCGCCTTTTATTTTTCGGACAAGCACACATTTCCCACGCGGCCGATGGAAGAAGCGTCTTCCGTGCGGGTGGTGCCGGGTGGAACCACCATCCGCACCGGGAGTTTTATCGGCGAAAGTGTGGTCATTATGCCTCCGGCCTACGTGAACACGGGGGCTTACATTGGCCACCATACCATGATTGATTCTCACGCCCTGGTGGGTTCCTGCGCGCAGATTGGCTCCCACGTGCATCTGAGCGCCGGCGCACAAATCGGGGGTGTTTTGGAGCCCATTGGTGCCCTGCCGGTTATTATTGAGGGACGATTTTTGGTGGGAGGTGGGAGGAAATTGCGGCGTTTACGAAGGCACAATCGTTATGCGGGGCGCCGTTCTGGGGGCCGGAACGATTTTAACGGCCTCTATTCCGGTGTACGATCTGGTTCACGAAAGAGTCCTTCGGGCGTCAAAGGAACAGCCGCTGGTCATCCCGGAGAATGCGGTGGTTGTCCCGGGGAGCCGCCCCATTACAGGGAACCAATATGCCCGGGAGAATTCCCTGCACATCACCTGTGGGATTATCATCAAATACAGGGACGCCCGAACCGAATCCGCAACGGCGCTTGAAGAGGTGCTGCGGTTGCCCTGAGCCGGGTTCGTTCAAGAAGGGTGCGCTTTTTCTTCTCGGAATAAAAATGACGGCCCATAGGGTTTTGGGCCGTCTGGTTAAAATCCGAACCTTTTATTTTGGACACCCTATTTCTCCCCCACATAAAGGGTTGCAATCCCAAATGTCAGAGGCACGGCTTTTGTGCGCCGGAATCCGGACGCCTCAAGCCGTTTCAGAAAATTTTCCCCGTAAGGGAATGTTTCCACACTCCGATTCAAATAGCGATAGGCTCCCGGAGCGCCCGACAGAAGTCCCCCAATCCCGGGGAGCAGCCTCCGAAAGTAAAACAGGTAAATTTTTCGAAAGAGCGGGAAACCGGGAAGGGAAAATTCCAGGATCAGTACCCGGCCGCCCGGTTTTAATACCCGGTACATTTCACGCAAAGCCCTCCCGATATCCGTTACATTTCGGATGCCAAAGGAAATGGTCACAGCGTCAAACACGTCGCCGGGAAAGGGGAGCTGCATGGCATTTCCGGGGAAAAGGGTTACCACGGACTGTAATTTCCTGCGGGCTATTTTATCCCGGCCAATGGACAACATTTTTTTGGCCGGATCAATTCCCACAATTTTCCCGACTGCGGGCATTTTTTCCAGCAAAAAGATCGGCACATCGGCTGTGCCCGTCGCCACATCCAGAATTCTCAACGGCCGGTCCTGCGGAAGAAATTCTGCTAACTTTTTCCGCCAGCGCACGTCCTGCCGAAGCGACAACAGCCTGTTCAGCCCGTCGTACCAGGGCGAAATGCGATCAAACATCTGATAGATCCGGGTACGCGAGGGCGCATCTTGAGAAGACGTCAAATCACCTCCCGATAAAATCTGATTATTGCACAACTCTATTCCAAGTGAAAAACATGCTGCACCAGGCCCACTTTTTTTCTCTCTAAAAACCGACCATCCCCCGACCGGGCCAAAACCTCCCCATCCGCCACAACCACCCGACCATTGGCTAAAACAAATTCCGGTTTGCCCTGGATTTTAAACCCCTCGTACACCGTGGAGTCACAGTGGTGGTGATGCGTTTTGGCCGAAATAACGTCCTCCCCTTCCGGATTCCAGAGCACCAAGTCGGCATCGGAACCCACGGCAAGGGTTCCCTTGCGAGGGTAGAGTCCGAAAATTTTGGCGGGATTGGTCGCTGTTATCGCAACAAATTGATTCAAGGAAATTTTTCCAGCCAAAACCCCGTACGTGTAAAGCAGTTGCAGGCGATTTTCCACGCCTCCTATCCCGTTGGGGATTTTGGTAAAATCAGACAAATCCCTGTCCTTTTGTCCCTTAAGATTGAAGGGACAATGGTCGGTTCCCACGGTTTGCAGGGCGTCCTCTTTAAGCGCCTGCCATAAGGCCTCTTTGTGCTCCGGCGGGCGCAAAGGGGGACTCATAATATAGGCCGCGGCTTCCCGGGGCGTCCGGTTGTACGCCGTTTCGTCCAACAGCAAATAATGGGGACAGGTTTCTCCGTAAACCGGCTGCCCCCGCTTTCGGGCAGCCGCAATTTCTTCAGCCGCATCTTTTGTCGACACATGCACCACGTACAAGGAAACGCCGGTCACGTGTGCCAGCGTAAGTGCGCGTACAACTGCTTCCCGTTCCAGTTCCGGCGGCCGCGATAAGGCGTGATATTTGGGCTCGGTTTTGCCTTCGGCCAGCAGCTTTTCCTGCAGGTACGTGACGGCATCCCCGTGCTCGCAATGTGCGGTAATGAGAGCCTTCAGGCGAGCCGCTGTATCCATCACCCGAATCAGATCCCGATCCTCCAGGCCGATGGTTTCTTTGTACGCCAGGTACACCTTAAAGGAGGGAATGCCTTCCTTTTCCACGCACCGCTGCATTTCTTTTTGAGTAAAATCGTTCCAGCCGGTTACGCTCATGTGAAGTCCGTAATCACACAGAGATTTTTTTGCCAGCTCCTGGCGTTCCCGAAGGGCTTCAATCAGGGATTGATTTCGCCCGGGCGTCACAAAATCGATAATCGTGGTGGTTCCTCCTGCCAGAGCAGCCGCTGTGCCGGAGGCAAAATCATCAGACGAAATCGTGCCGCTCACAGGCAATTCCATGTGCACGTGCGGATCAATACCGCCCGGGAAAATCTGCAGACCGGAGGCATCCAGAACCCGCGTGCCGGCATCCCATTTTTCCAGATTTTCGCCAACCGCCTGGATTCTGCCATCAACGATTAAAAGATCGCCCGTAAAAACATGGGACTCTGTAACAATCTGGCCCTGCTTAATGAGAAGTGATTCCATGACAAAAATCCCAATTCCGCTTAAATTCTTTATTTTGATTTTTCAAAATGCGTTTGATTTAAAGCCCTTCCCACGAATTTCACTTATTTTAACAAATTGATTATAAGGTGATTTACGTCATTCGTGCTTTTTAGAGCCACTTAATAATAATATACAAAATTTTTCGGATCGTGCCCACACAAATCACCACAACATCGATTTTTTCGATCCTTTGCGCCCTCCGCTCGCCACGGTCCATCAACCTTCGGCCGATACTCGGCGACCTCCACACCCTTCGATTGCCCCTTCAGTGCCAATTGTTAATTATCGCTTGACTTCTTAGTGCCTGATCATTAAATTGAATATGGCTTTTATTTTGAAAAAAGTCATGAAACATTCCCCTTTTTTTGATTTCATCGCAAAACTCCAGGGAGGGCATTATGAAGTCTATTTTTGCAAAGGTCTTTTTGGCTGTTTTTCTCCTGATCCCTTCTTCGCTATTTCCCCAGATGTTCGGTCAAAATAAGGTCCGCCACCACCTGAACTGGAAAGTTCTCGAAACCCCTCATTTCAGAATTCACTTTTACGGAAAGGCCAATTTCCTCACCGACTTTGTGGCCGACGTGGCTGAATCATCCTATGCCTCCCTTACCCGGGATCTGGATTATGAAATAGCAACGCCGATCCCGATTGTTTTTTACAAATCCCATGCCGATTTCGAGGAGACAACCGTTTCGCCCCAAATTCAACCGGAATCCACCGGCGGGTTCACGGAAATGCTTCGGGACCGCGTGGTTATCCCTTATGAAGGATCGTGGGAACAACTTCGCCATGTGATTCATCACGAACTCACCCACGCCGTAACGCGACAGTTTTTCTACGGCGGCGGGGTTGGTGCCGCTTTTTCCGGCATGTCTAAATTGCGGCAGCCCCTGTGGTTTGCAGAAGGTCTTGCGGAATTCGAATCCCTCGGCTGGAACACGGAAGCGGCCATGTATGTGCGCGACGCCATCATTTTCAATTACCTGGCCCCCATTCCCGCCCTGAACGGATACATGGTTTACAAGGGGGGACAATCGCTTTACAACTTTATTGAAGATCGTTACGGGCGGGAAAAAATTAAGGAAATTTTGTGGGAAGTAAATTCCACGCGGAATGTTCAAAAGGGATTTGAAAAAGCCCTGAACCAGCCGTTGCAAAAACTGAGCGATCAGTGGCACACATACGAAGAGACACTCTGGTGGCCGGAAATCAAAAGGCGTGAGCAAACACCCAACTACGCCCAAAAACTGAGCAATCATCTTCAATGGCAAAATGCCATCAACAACAGCCCTTCACTCTCCCCGGACGGGGAACGAATTGCCTTTCTTTCCAACAAGGGCTATTATTTTGATATCTATTTGATGTCTGCCACAGACGGAAAAATCATCAAAAAACTGGTCAGCGGCCAGCGCAACAAAGAACTGGAAGAAATGCATTTTCTGAAACCGGGCATTGCCTGGTCGCCCGACGGGAAAAAAATTGCCTTTGCTGCAAAGGGCAACTACAGAGATTTGCTTTACATTCTTGACGTTAAAAAACGGAAAATTGTAAAGAAATACGACTTTCATCTGGATGGCCTGTTTTCGCCCTCGTGGTCACCCGATGGAAAACGAATCGCTTTCTCGGGCTTTAAAGATGGCCAATGCGATATTTTTGTGCTGACTCTGGCCACAGGAAAGATACAAAAAGCGACGGATGATATCTTCAGCGATACCTCGCCCGTGTGGGGACCCGACAGTCAAACCATCGCCTTTGTTTCCGACCGGCAATCCATTACGGACCCCCGCTTTCAACCGGATAATCAGTTTAAAATCCAAAAATTCAACTACCGGTTTACCAATATTTACACGGTTTCGGCAGACGGCTCCTCCATGAAACAAATTACGCACACACCCTATTCAAACAACAAATCCCCGGCCTGGTCCGGCGATGGAAAACGCATTGCCTTTGTCTCCGATCGGAACGGAATTTTCAATATTTACCTGAAAAACATTCAGAACGATTCCACCTGGATTATGTCTAATTTGTTGACGGGTGCCGATCAGCTAAGCTGGATTCCCCGGCTGCACCGATTGGCATTCACCTCCTATTTTCACGGTGGATATGAC of the Calditrichota bacterium genome contains:
- a CDS encoding 4-hydroxy-tetrahydrodipicolinate synthase, whose translation is MNATQFRGTTVALVTPFRENGEIDEERLRQLVDWHIEQGTDVILACGTTGESATLSHEEHHRVMEIIIRQVNGRVPVLAGAGSNSTSEAVSLTQFAEEIGADGILSVGPYYNKPTQEGFYRHFKTIAEATRLPVILYNVPGRTGTNISAETTLRLAEIPNVAGIKEASGKFSQIMEILRRRPEGFLVLSGDDSITLPLISMGGDGAISVVANEAPALFHEMVHLAFRNQWEEARTLHFRLLPLMEMNFVETNPIPVKTALALMGKIEDNFRLPLVKMTDSNRAALADLLRNLGLVN
- the hydA gene encoding dihydropyrimidinase, with protein sequence MESLLIKQGQIVTESHVFTGDLLIVDGRIQAVGENLEKWDAGTRVLDASGLQIFPGGIDPHVHMELPVSGTISSDDFASGTAAALAGGTTTIIDFVTPGRNQSLIEALRERQELAKKSLCDYGLHMSVTGWNDFTQKEMQRCVEKEGIPSFKVYLAYKETIGLEDRDLIRVMDTAARLKALITAHCEHGDAVTYLQEKLLAEGKTEPKYHALSRPPELEREAVVRALTLAHVTGVSLYVVHVSTKDAAEEIAAARKRGQPVYGETCPHYLLLDETAYNRTPREAAAYIMSPPLRPPEHKEALWQALKEDALQTVGTDHCPFNLKGQKDRDLSDFTKIPNGIGGVENRLQLLYTYGVLAGKISLNQFVAITATNPAKIFGLYPRKGTLAVGSDADLVLWNPEGEDVISAKTHHHHCDSTVYEGFKIQGKPEFVLANGRVVVADGEVLARSGDGRFLERKKVGLVQHVFHLE
- the dapB gene encoding 4-hydroxy-tetrahydrodipicolinate reductase produces the protein MNIALLGYGKMGQAVEHLARQDGHTISAIFDLRNPLTPHSDLQNTDVLIDFSAADAVLAHLKLAADFNIPIVEGTTGWYSELGNIHEIKGLTLLYSPNFSLGVFAFSKIAELAAQLFNKIGGYDAYIHEWHHSGKADSPSGTAKKLAEGLLAHLDTKTQIQTETSHGKIEPDALHVTSTRAGAIAGTHEIGFSSPYDWITLRHQAVSREGFAGGALRAARWLVNRTGIFTMDDLMNDLFQN
- the ubiE gene encoding bifunctional demethylmenaquinone methyltransferase/2-methoxy-6-polyprenyl-1,4-benzoquinol methylase UbiE, translated to MTSSQDAPSRTRIYQMFDRISPWYDGLNRLLSLRQDVRWRKKLAEFLPQDRPLRILDVATGTADVPIFLLEKMPAVGKIVGIDPAKKMLSIGRDKIARRKLQSVVTLFPGNAMQLPFPGDVFDAVTISFGIRNVTDIGRALREMYRVLKPGGRVLILEFSLPGFPLFRKIYLFYFRRLLPGIGGLLSGAPGAYRYLNRSVETFPYGENFLKRLEASGFRRTKAVPLTFGIATLYVGEK